Proteins encoded together in one Vigna angularis cultivar LongXiaoDou No.4 chromosome 5, ASM1680809v1, whole genome shotgun sequence window:
- the LOC108340427 gene encoding zinc finger CCCH domain-containing protein 30: MKTLTVNTEDSFSSLLELASNNDIEGFKVLLEKDPSAINEVGFWYGRQNGSKQIVLEHRTPLMVAATYGSNDVLKLILMCPEADVNFACGANKTTALHCAASGGSANAVETVKLLLSAGADASCMDAYGNRPVDVIVVPPKLQEMKPVLEELLSDSASDGSIGGSIGELSVPVSVNSSSPGSPNGLPYSPSASPPSPVVAKFTEAAIGSLSEKKEYPVDPSLPDIKNSIYATDEFRMFSFKVRPCSRAYSHDWTECPFVHPGENARRRDPRKFHYSCVPCPDFRKGACRRGDMCEYAHGVFECWLHPAQYRTRLCKDGTSCNRRVCFFAHTAEELRPLYVSTGSAVPSPRSSASAANVMDMAAAMSLLPGSPSSVSSMSPSHFGQPMSPSANGMSLSSGAWAQPNVPALHLPGSNLQSSRLRSSLSARDIPPEDLNGMLDLDGHQHPLNDLSCYLQPRPGTGSVSRSGRSKTLTPANLEELFSAEISSSPRYSDPAAASVFSPTHKSAVLNQFQQIQSMLSPINTNLLSPKSVDHPLLQASFGVSSSGRMSPRSVEPISPMSTRMSAFAQREKQQQQQQLQLRSFSSRDLGANSPASIVGSPVIGWSKWGSPNGKADWSVNGDELGGKMRRSSSFELKHNGEEPDLSWVQSLVKESPPEMMKERFASPLPTAPSADGPNSNPQIESIDHSVLGAWLEQMQLDQLVV; encoded by the coding sequence ATGAAAACGCTAACTGTTAACACCGAAGATTCTTTTTCCAGTCTGCTAGAGCTTGCCTCTAACAATGATATTGAAGGTTTTAAGGTTCTTTTAGAGAAGGATCCTTCTGCGATCAACGAGGTTGGATTCTGGTATGGACGTCAAAACGGATCAAAGCAAATTGTTCTTGAGCACCGTACTCCTTTGATGGTCGCTGCTACTTACGGTAGCAATGATGTTCTCAAGCTTATTCTGATGTGCCCTGAGGCTGATGTGAATTTCGCATGTGGGGCGAATAAAACCACTGCCCTTCACTGTGCTGCTTCTGGTGGTTCTGCCAATGCTGTTGAAACTGTGAAGCTGCTTTTATCCGCAGGTGCTGATGCGAGTTGCATGGATGCCTATGGAAATCGCCCAGTAGATGTGATTGTTGTCCCTCCTAAGCTGCAAGAAATGAAACCTGTGCTTGAGGAGCTATTATCCGACAGTGCTTCGGACGGGTCTATTGGTGGGTCCATTGGTGAATTATCTGTTCCTGTGTCTGTCAATTCATCAAGCCCTGGTTCACCGAATGGTTTGCCATACTCTCCGTCAGCCTCGCCACCATCTCCGGTGGTGGCAAAGTTTACTGAAGCAGCTATTGGGTCTTTGTCAGAGAAGAAGGAGTATCCCGTAGATCCATCTCTGCCTGATATAAAGAACAGCATATACGCCACCGACGAGTTTCGGATGTTCTCCTTCAAGGTTAGGCCTTGTTCCCGGGCCTACTCTCATGATTGGACGGAGTGCCCATTTGTTCACCCTGGAGAGAACGCAAGGAGGAGAGACCCTAGGAAGTTTCATTACAGCTGTGTGCCGTGCCCTGATTTTAGGAAAGGGGCTTGTAGGCGAGGAGACATGTGTGAATATGCTCATGGGGTGTTTGAGTGCTGGCTTCACCCGGCTCAGTATCGGACACGGCTTTGCAAAGATGGTACTAGCTGCAATCGTAGGGTTTGTTTTTTCGCTCACACTGCAGAGGAGCTGCGTCCACTGTATGTATCCACTGGATCTGCTGTTCCTTCACCACGGTCATCGGCCTCGGCTGCTAATGTCATGGACATGGCTGCTGCGATGAGCCTTCTGCCGGGTTCGCCTTCGTCTGTATCTTCCATGTCGCCATCTCACTTTGGGCAACCGATGTCCCCATCTGCCAATGGCATGTCACTTTCCTCTGGTGCTTGGGCACAGCCAAACGTGCCTGCTCTTCATTTACCAGGAAGCAATCTTCAATCTAGCCGATTGAGGTCTTCCCTTAGTGCACGAGACATTCCACCCGAAGACTTGAACGGAATGCTTGATCTTGATGGCCACCAGCACCCTTTAAATGACTTGAGCTGTTACTTACAGCCTCGCCCTGGTACTGGCTCTGTGAGTCGATCTGGTCGGTCCAAGACCCTAACTCCAGCAAATCTGGAAGAGCTCTTTTCTGCTGAAATTTCATCGTCTCCCCGGTATTCGGATCCAGCAGCCGCGTCTGTGTTTTCTCCAACCCACAAATCAGCTGTTCTCAATCAGTTTCAACAGATACAGAGCATGTTATCGCCAATTAATACTAATTTGCTTTCTCCTAAGAGCGTTGACCATCCTCTTTTACAGGCCTCCTTTGGTGTCTCTTCGTCTGGAAGGATGTCACCAAGAAGTGTGGAACCAATCTCACCGATGAGCACGCGCATGTCGGCGTTTGCTCAGCGTGAGaaacagcagcagcagcagcagctaCAGCTGCGAAGTTTCAGTTCGAGGGACCTTGGTGCCAACAGTCCTGCCTCAATTGTTGGCTCCCCTGTAATCGGTTGGTCCAAGTGGGGATCTCCTAATGGAAAAGCTGATTGGTCAGTAAATGGAGACGAGCTTGGTGGTAAGATGCGAAGGTCGTCCTCATTCGAGCTTAAGCACAATGGCGAAGAGCCTGACCTGTCATGGGTCCAGTCTCTGGTAAAGGAATCCCCACCTGAGATGATGAAAGAGAGGTTTGCTTCTCCTCTGCCCACAGCACCATCAGCGGATGGACCAAATTCTAATCCTCAAATTGAATCCATTGATCATTCCGTTTTAGGAGCCTGGCTTGAGCAAATGCAACTGGATCAGCTTGTAGTCTAG
- the LOC108339093 gene encoding protein DETOXIFICATION 43-like → MENNNGNSQELSNNKRGIPFMVFFKDARHILKLDSLSREILGIAFPAALAVVADPIASLIDTTFIGHLGPLELAAAGVSIAVFNQASRITIFPLVSITTSFVAEEDTIKSLATTQTENDNTKLDRPIVSKDHMLPQTDNVDTPKELTDESNNVETKSSNVEQVGTGNMDMNNGNENVMSKRKKKVGKKVIASASTALIFGTILGLLQTAILSFAAKPLLYAMGLKHDSPMLNPAEKYLRLRSIGSPAVLLSLAMQGIFRGFKDTTTPLYVIVSGYAFNVLLDPILIFYMKLGLKGAAMAHVISQYIMATTLLILLMKRVHLLPPSMKDLQIFRFLKNGSLLLIRVVSVTFCMTLASSLAARLGSIPMAAFQPGLQIWLASSLLADGLAVAVQTILACSFAEKDYHKATAAATRTLQMTFLLGFGLSLAVALGLFFGAPIFSKNATVVQLIKISMPFVAATQPINSLAFVFDGVNYGASDFAYSAYSLVLVSLVSIPIEIFLFRSKQFIGIWIALSIYMILRMVVGIWRMGTGTGPWYYLRKEPWCYMRGHLLP, encoded by the exons ATGGAGAACAACAATGGCAATTCTCAAGAACTTAGCAACAACAAACGAGGAATTCCATTCATGGTTTTCTTCAAAGACGCAAG ACATATTTTGAAGCTGGATTCCCTCTCTAGAGAGATATTAGGGATTGCATTCCCTGCTGCTCTTGCTGTTGTTGCTGATCCCATTGCTTCTTTGATAGACACAACATTCATAGGCCACTTGG GACCACTTGAACTTGCTGCTGCAGGAGTTTCCATTGCTGTGTTCAACCAAGCTTCAAGAATTACAATTTTTCCTCTCGTTAGTATCACAACTTCCTTTGTGGCTGAGGAAGATACCATCAAAAGCTTGGCCACCACACAGACAGAAAATGATAACACTAAGCTAGACAGACCAATTGTGTCTAAGGATCATATGCTTCCACAAACAGATAACGTTGATACTCCAAAAGAATTAACAGATGAATCAAACAATGTTGAAACAAAGAGTTCTAATGTGGAACAAGTTGGCACAGGAAACATGGACATGAATAATGGAAATG AAAACGTTATGAGTAAGAGGAAGAAAAAAGTTGGCAAGAAGGTTATTGCTTCAGCATCAACAGCCTTAATTTTTGGAACAATCCTTGGCCTCCTTCAAACTGCAATCCTTTCATTTGCAGCCAAACCTCTTCTGTATGCAATGGGTCTAAAACAT GATTCTCCAATGCTAAATCCAGCAGAGAAATACCTAAGATTAAGATCAATTGGGTCTCCTGCTGTTCTACTCTCTTTGGCCATGCAAGGAATCTTTAGAGGTTTCAAAGACACAACAACTCCTTTATATGTCATTG TTTCGGGATATGCTTTCAATGTTCTATTGGACCCAATTCTTATCTTTTATATGAAATTGGGCCTCAAAGGTGCAGCCATGGCCCATGTTATCTCCCA GTACATTATGGCAACCACCCTCCTTATATTGTTAATGAAAAGAGTGCACCTCCTACCTCCAAGCATGAAGGATTTGCAGATTTTCAGATTTCTCAAAAATG GGAGTCTATTGTTGATAAGGGTAGTTTCAGTGACATTTTGTATGACCTTAGCATCATCACTGGCAGCAAGGCTTGGTTCCATTCCCATGGCTGCCTTTCAACCAGGCCTTCAGATCTGGTTGGCATCATCCCTTCTTGCTGATGGTTTAGCAGTTGCAGTACAG ACAATTCTTGCTTGTTCCTTTGCTGAAAAAGACTACCACAAAGCTACTGCTGCTGCAACAAGGACCCTACAAATGACTTTTCTTTTGGGATTTGGACTCTCTCTCGCAGTTGCTCTTGGATTATTCTTTGGAGCTCCAATCTTTTCCAAAAATGCTACTGTTGTGCAATTAATCAAAATTAGCATGCCG TTTGTTGCAGCTACTCAACCAATTAATTCATTGGCCTTTGTCTTTGACGGTGTCAATTATGGGGCTTCAGATTTTGCTTATTCTGCTTATTCTTTG GTTTTGGTGTCATTAGTGAGTATTCCTATAGAAATCTTTCTCTTCAGAAGCAAACAATTTATTGGAATATGGATTGCATTAAGTATATACATGATTCTTCGTATGGTAGTTGGTATATGGAG GATGGGAACTGGAACAGGACCATGGTACTATCTTAGAAAAGAACCATGGTGTTACATGAGAGGCCACTTGTTACCATAG